In one window of Coleofasciculaceae cyanobacterium DNA:
- a CDS encoding dienelactone hydrolase, whose product MYEWLALKLAARGLVIVLFNWLAENIPGNISLTPGVNFAALSPDVYGTIPSASALPTLLAELEHLNTFGVLAGLLDLQKIILGGHSAGGRIALENANTQLFSQVAAAFSYGAHSAAPIQLGYNRATILALPSSAPMLLIGGTCDGVIANNSRIYGIDEWQTAATPVVRTFEEAISREQGDAYLVLLEGANHFSIVDRLDSTLKVTALDLPTTQSPERIRSVIAEIVSLFIDFHVRQQLTASEQLERLLKDNDSLVASFKCK is encoded by the coding sequence ATGTACGAATGGTTGGCTTTAAAGTTGGCTGCTCGTGGATTAGTAATAGTTTTGTTCAACTGGCTAGCGGAAAATATTCCTGGGAACATTTCACTTACTCCTGGTGTTAATTTTGCTGCGCTTTCACCGGATGTTTACGGTACTATTCCCAGTGCTTCAGCTTTACCTACACTTTTAGCTGAATTAGAGCATTTAAACACATTTGGCGTACTAGCAGGTTTGTTAGATCTGCAAAAGATTATTTTAGGCGGACATTCGGCTGGTGGTAGGATAGCTTTAGAAAATGCTAACACTCAACTTTTTAGCCAAGTAGCTGCTGCTTTTAGTTATGGAGCTCACTCTGCTGCTCCAATACAATTAGGTTACAATCGAGCTACTATTTTAGCTTTGCCTTCTTCTGCACCAATGTTGTTAATTGGAGGCACTTGCGATGGAGTGATTGCTAATAACAGCCGTATCTATGGCATTGATGAATGGCAAACCGCAGCAACTCCTGTTGTACGTACATTTGAAGAAGCTATTTCTAGAGAACAAGGTGATGCTTATTTGGTTTTGTTAGAGGGAGCAAATCATTTTTCTATTGTCGATCGCCTCGATTCTACTTTGAAAGTTACTGCTTTAGATCTTCCGACTACTCAATCACCAGAGCGAATTCGCTCAGTAATAGCGGAGATAGTTAGTCTGTTTATCGATTTTCATGTCCGTCAACAATTAACAGCATCTGAACAACTTGAACGATTACTAAAAGATAATGATTCTTTGGTCGCATCTTTTAAATGCAAATAA
- a CDS encoding DOPA 4,5-dioxygenase family protein: MTRLKLKKRDKVKAIAFTFHPYIIWLLEERDRFFREELEMEFQNISSIEKYHAHVYFDEFTVEQAKVLCEEAGKRFSLIVGRMHHRPIGPHPSWSCQLAFDRSNHTDLLTWLALNRNDLTILIHPLTGNDLKDHTDYASWMGVPQELNLDVFK; the protein is encoded by the coding sequence TTGACTAGACTTAAATTAAAGAAAAGAGATAAAGTTAAGGCGATCGCTTTTACTTTCCATCCTTATATAATCTGGCTTTTAGAAGAAAGAGATCGCTTTTTTAGAGAAGAATTAGAAATGGAATTTCAAAACATCAGTTCGATTGAAAAATATCACGCCCACGTTTACTTTGATGAATTCACTGTCGAACAAGCAAAAGTATTGTGTGAAGAAGCAGGAAAAAGGTTTTCACTAATAGTGGGACGGATGCACCATAGACCTATTGGCCCTCATCCGAGTTGGAGTTGTCAATTAGCCTTTGATCGCAGCAATCATACAGATTTGTTAACCTGGTTAGCCTTAAACAGAAATGATCTGACAATATTGATTCATCCACTTACAGGTAATGATCTCAAAGACCACACCGATTATGCTTCTTGGATGGGAGTACCCCAAGAATTGAATTTAGATGTGTTTAAATAA